GGCCAAAGACCAGCGTTGCCACTCTACCCCGGTTGATGGCCAGAAATAGGAGAGAGGCGCCAATCAGAAGCGGCACAATTCCGGCAATGCTTAAGGAACCGACGATCCCGAGAACTCCCAGGACTATCAACACCATACCCAGCGCCGCCGTTATTCTGCTTGGTTTCATATTGAAAATCCTTCCTATAATGAATAGTAAAATCCGACTAAATTCATGCCCACAGAATAATACCCGGCTTATTCTCAAACAAATATTTTATCCGCCTTCATGCAGATTTTCTGATTTCGAGCGACCGTGTCACGCATTCTGTCATGACTACGGCAGGACTCATAAGTAAGTTTCATTTCTCCCTGTTGTCAAGTCACAGAAGGCTTTGCAATCGGTGAAATATGTCCTCAATGAAATAACTTGCGCCGGAAAGGGATCCATTCTAAATTACCCGTGGTATTGCACCGGCTGATCCGGCGTAATTTAAAAGGCAGAAGGAGAATATATGGGACATTTGGTCGGCAAAGATATGTACCGGGAACTGGCCGGGTCTGGTCCTGGATGTCTGGATAAACGGCGAATATCGATATATGCTCTCCCCCATGGTAGTGGGGATATTCGAATTCACCATGATGCGAACCGGCGACAATCTTAACACCAAAGAATGGGCCCGGCTGTTTCAGGATTATTTGCAAATGCTATCCTCTTACCAGACAGCGTGAAGGCCAGGACAACATTAAACACTTAAGGACAATAGTAGCAACAAGATACGCCGATCCCATTTGCCCCTCGCCTGCCTGCCGAAGGCATGGTTGCCTCTGATTATTGCCTGTTTTGGCCAATTGTGTTAGAAAAATGTTAGAAAGGAGTGTGTGTTAAAATGGATGAAAATCACAATGATTAAATAATCCAGCCGAGGCTCTCTTGAATTTTTTTCACTTCTGACCCTTGATACCATTTCCCATCTCGATTTTTCCTTGGAGTATTTATAATAATCTCGTTTTCTCCAAATGGCATGTCACCTGATAACACAATAACTCTATCTGCGGCCATCATTATTTCATATGGTTGATGAGTACTTCCAATTACACCTAGTTCTTGATTATCAACTTTGTTAAAGATTTCTCTCATGATGTTCTTGCGCCGATTAAAATCGATACTATGAAATGCTTCATCTAGAAGTAACAAATTTGGATTTATTGATAATGCGCGAATTAACACTGTTCTATTCAGCATTCCTCCTGAAAGCTCAAATGGTTTTTTCTCTAAATCTATCTTAGTAAGTTCAGCGATATTCGCCAAACGATATATCTCCTCTTCGGATACAGTAACATTTCTATAGAATGCTTCGCGTTGAATATTCTTTCTAATATTAAGCCAGGGCAACAGGGTTACTCGTTGCATAACATATGATAAAAATCTTCCTCCAATTGGACTCTCTTTAAGAGTTACTACTCCTGTAGAAGGTCTTAGAAAACCTGCTATGATATTTAAGATAGTAGTTTTGCCACACCCACTTGGACCAAATAAATAACAAATTTCGCCCTTTTTAACTTTTAAATCCTCGACGAATATCTCAAACCCACCAGATGTTTTGGGATACCCAAACCTTATGCCTTCAAGATTAACCAGTAAGTCATTCTCAATCATAACTATTTTTTCTTTTACCGACTATAATAAGAATCAGGCTCTCTTTATAACGTATATAATTTCATCATTTCGCAAAACACCGTTATCACTGCTGGTATCAATTAATTCCCTTGCGAAACCTTTCGCCGTTTCATTATTCTGTATGATAGCAATCGCGGCTGCTAATGTGTTTTTTCGTTCTTCATGAGATTGCTCTATTTGGAAACCCTGTGCACTCCATTTTGTAATTTGGGGAATTTTGACATTTGTAACCTCTTCCAATCTGTATTTCTCCAATTCTTCGTTCATATGATTGATCCAATTATAAGCTGATTCTCTCTCTAACCTAAAATCTAGATTAAAGAAAAAAGAATTGCTGGCATAGCTCCGTATAACCAGAATTGGTGATTCTGCTGGTTTCCATTTAATCCGAAGGATCGGGATCCACTTGAAAGGTATCCGCCTCAATATCCAAATGATAACGCTTCCCAATTTGCCGTAAAAACCTTTTTCTGAAAAGGAAGACAGAACCTTTTTTCTTAAGTGATTCGTATACAACACGTTTGAAGCATACACAATGTCATACTTTCTAATATTCCAAAAAAAGAATTTTGTCCATTTTGCCTCTGCCAATTTTACAAGTTCACTTCTTTCCCGCATAACATAAAATTGCTTCCATCTTTTTGCGGCATCATGCATTTCAATACGTACGTCCTTCATATCCGCAAAGATCAAAAACTCGCGTATTCTTCTTCCGTTTCCGCATCCAAAGTCCAGTATTTTTAATTCCTTCTTGTTTTTGAAAACATCCGCAACCTGATCTATCTTGGCGAGCGGAACTCCATCAAGTTCTGTGCAATCCAAATAGTTTTGATAGTGCTTAGGATAATGCTTTCGATAGCCTATTTTCTTAACAGTAAATATGATAAACCACCCTATAACTGCTGTTGCCACGGCAATGTCTTTTGCATGAATGTTTTCATAAATTCCATATATATCACGAATAAATGGTATCTCTATAGGATGGTAAAAGCTTAATACTAATATAAAAATGGCACAGAAGTCAAAAAACATCCAATAATTATGGTATCCATTTAGACTACTTTTTTTTGATGAGTAGTCATAAATTAACCAACATACATATACAACAAGGAATAATATTGTTTCTGCGATTTCAATAAAGCTAACGGAACCGTTATTAACCAGAATGCGGGTAATGCCAAACATATAACACACACAAAGAGCTAATAATATACCAAATGTGAAACGATATTCCTTTCTAAAAGGTTTTGATAAACCAAATTGATAAACAACGATTAGTAGATATAAACCGTGTATTACTACTAGAATCGTTGCTATCTTTTGTCGATAACGATTTACATTAAGACTTTGATAGGAAAGATTTATCCACATCTGAAATTTTTTATCTCTTAAATCGTCGGCAAAACGAATATCTATTGTTCCGTAACCATCCCTAAATGATGAGGTGAAAGCATATCCTCTATCAGCGTCTTTATCAAAGATTCCAGAATCTTGGTAAACATACTTTGCCTGAACTGCCTCATATTGACGTACTGCCATAATGCATGCGGTCGCAATCATCAAAAGGAAGACAATTATGATTTTGTACCAATACATATTATTTCATAAATATTCGCATCAGATTCATCCTAGATGTCTGATCCTATCTGCATTTAGCCGCCAATGCATCATACCTATAATAACTCTTTGCCAATTGCCGATTCCGTTCTGATATATCCTGCTTCCATAGGTCAATGTTTTCCAGATTGGCTTTGCTTTCGGCATTCAGTCTTGTAATTTTATCAATTCCATAAATTATCCTATCTTCATTCAAACTCGGTTCAATTCCCGCTAGTACTTTTGCAGCATCTATTTTTGAAGCCGCACCTTTTTCATATCCCTCCATTGTAGCTTTAGCAAAATGAAACATTTCACATTCGGTGAGATAATCCTCGGATGTGGAATCAATTGGCGCAAAGGCCAGTACTAACCCATAGCTATAAAGCGGTATATTAAGATTTGAATACAATATAGAAACATAATCCTTACCTTTTGCCTGCAAGTCGACGCCATGATTTGTAATATAACCGAGTATGGCATCCACCTTGCCGGCAACTAAAAACTCCGCTCCACCCCATCCGACGGGCACTTCAGAAATTTCGCTTTTATCAATATTCGCATTCCGCAATGCAGTTAAATATTGAGTGTATGTTATGCTTTCAACGTTTACTCCTATTTTTTTTCCTTTTAGGTCATCTAGACTTCTAACAGGTTTATTTGCTAGGCTTAAAATGGCAAATGGATTAAATTTTAAGAGTGGCACACAAAGTGAATACTTCCGTCCTTGCGCGACCTGCGTCAGAATATTATCCGATGTTGTTGTTCCGACCTTGACAGCGCCAAGGCTTATTTCTCCTGCCACAATTGGAGCACCTTTGCCATAAATGATTTCAACGTCAAATCCGGCTTCTTTATAGAACCCTTTTTCCTTAGCATAAAATATTCCAAAGTATGTTGGCTCAGGTGTCCAATCAATTTTCAGGATGATATGCTTTCGAGTTTTTATTATTGATTCGCCCGAACATGAAACCAGAAGACATAACCCCACTGAATAACACAGAAAAGTGCTAATTAGTATTAATACTGAACCTAAACCTTTCTTACTCATAAATAGACCTCCTTTGAGCTAGATTGACTTCCAATATACTCAAGAGCCAATATACTACTATCCCTTGAGCTGCAAGTAAGCCTGTACATATGTATATTGTTGGTATATCAAAATTTGACTGCGCAACTAATAGTACATACCCCATTCCTTTATCTGGAGAAATAAACTCAGCTACAACAGCTCCTAAGCTTGCAAGAGTGAAACCTACCTTTGAAGAAGCAGCCAACTGAGGTAGGGAATATGGGAATTTGATATCGAGTATTACCTGCCATTTCGTTGCTCCGCATATGCTGGCATAGTTTATTAGTCTCTGAGGAACGGTTTGAAGACTCTCTGAATAAGATGCAAACATAGGAAAAAATGATATCAATGTTGCCACAATAAATTTGGGGAGATAACCGGAGCCAAACAGAACTATAAATAGTGGTGCTATTGCTTGCAGGGGAAAAGATTGACTGACACTTATCAGGGGTGCTAACGGTTTCCTTAATAACGGAAACCTGGCCAAGAAGAATGATATCGCTAAAGTGAACATTAGAGCAAATATTGCGGCGGCAAGAGCCACAAGGAAGGTCGAGCTCCAATGATACAGAAAATAGTCATGCCTTTCAATGATCAGTTTGATTACTTCTTTTGGCGATGGGAAAAGCTGAAAAATATTCATTTCGACTACCCGACAATCCACTGGAAATTTTGAATTAAATTTAGGCAGTAGCATGGAAAAAGTCAACACTTAATTTCGCCAAATGGACTGGACCAATAAATGGTGGAAGGTCATCTTCATGGTATCATAGAGTCTTCAGTATCGGTCCAAGGTGGCAGCCAGTCTCCCCTTTGCCGGACAGCGCCGGGGTCTCCTCAGCTTGCCGCAGGTTAGCCAAGCATGGGCAATAAAAAAGCCCCATTTGGGGCTTGGGATTTTTGGTAGCGGGGGCGGGATTTGAACCCGCGGCCTTCGGGTTATGAGCCCGACGAGCTACCGGACTGCTCCACCCCGCGATCAGATGTCAAATATAGAAACCGAATCCGCATTGTCAAGATATTGT
The genomic region above belongs to Candidatus Zixiibacteriota bacterium and contains:
- a CDS encoding ABC transporter substrate-binding protein, with amino-acid sequence MSKKGLGSVLILISTFLCYSVGLCLLVSCSGESIIKTRKHIILKIDWTPEPTYFGIFYAKEKGFYKEAGFDVEIIYGKGAPIVAGEISLGAVKVGTTTSDNILTQVAQGRKYSLCVPLLKFNPFAILSLANKPVRSLDDLKGKKIGVNVESITYTQYLTALRNANIDKSEISEVPVGWGGAEFLVAGKVDAILGYITNHGVDLQAKGKDYVSILYSNLNIPLYSYGLVLAFAPIDSTSEDYLTECEMFHFAKATMEGYEKGAASKIDAAKVLAGIEPSLNEDRIIYGIDKITRLNAESKANLENIDLWKQDISERNRQLAKSYYRYDALAAKCR
- a CDS encoding ATP-binding cassette domain-containing protein, which translates into the protein MIENDLLVNLEGIRFGYPKTSGGFEIFVEDLKVKKGEICYLFGPSGCGKTTILNIIAGFLRPSTGVVTLKESPIGGRFLSYVMQRVTLLPWLNIRKNIQREAFYRNVTVSEEEIYRLANIAELTKIDLEKKPFELSGGMLNRTVLIRALSINPNLLLLDEAFHSIDFNRRKNIMREIFNKVDNQELGVIGSTHQPYEIMMAADRVIVLSGDMPFGENEIIINTPRKNRDGKWYQGSEVKKIQESLGWII
- a CDS encoding ABC transporter permease subunit, translated to MNIFQLFPSPKEVIKLIIERHDYFLYHWSSTFLVALAAAIFALMFTLAISFFLARFPLLRKPLAPLISVSQSFPLQAIAPLFIVLFGSGYLPKFIVATLISFFPMFASYSESLQTVPQRLINYASICGATKWQVILDIKFPYSLPQLAASSKVGFTLASLGAVVAEFISPDKGMGYVLLVAQSNFDIPTIYICTGLLAAQGIVVYWLLSILEVNLAQRRSIYE